AGCAGACAACCCAAATTTATCAGGAACAAACACCTGGCCAAGGGCATGTGCCGATACCGATTTCAATGAATTCTTTGTTTCCATAGAATGGGCTGGGGCTGCAAACTCAGACAACGAATTTATTTTAGAGTTATCAGATGCCAATGGTTCTTTTTCTAGTCCTTTAGAACTATCAACAGTTACTGACCAAAATAGTAACCCAGAATTTACAACAAGCTTTAGCCTTCCCACAAATACTAGAGGGGCAAACTATATGATGCGCGTTAAAAGCACAAGCCCAGCTTCAACAAGTCCAGCTTCACCAGGATACTCAATGTACTTTTTAGGTTTTGATACCAACCTACATATGAGTCCCAATGGAGATGGAACTACTCCAGGGAGCGTTCAGGCTTGTGGAAGTACACAAATCACCTTAACCGTTGATAACATCCCTTCTTCCGAGTTAAATACCTATCAGTATGCTTGGTATAGAAGTGGCACCAAACTTTCTGAAACCGGACCATCTATAGTAACCGATGGCACAGGTGAATATTTTGCTTTTATAGATTACGGTGATTGTACAGGGTCTGCAAATACAGAGTCCAACCATATTGTTGTTAATTCGGGTACAAGCACAGGAATTGCCATTAACCCTCCAGCGGCCACCGCATTATGTGCCGGTGATACAGTTGCACCTTTAGAAGCAAATGTACAAGATGGTAGTTACATATATACATGGTATAAAGATGGTGCAGAAGTACAAGCTTCCCAAACAGGAGGGTTTACCTATACTATTGATACCAACAATCCTGCTTTTGTAGGCGACTATACCGTTAGAGTACAAGGATCAGGAATATGTACAGAAACCTCTACTGCAATTACAATTACTAATGCTGGAGCATTTACGGTTACAAGAAACAATAACGCTAACATTGTAATACTACCATCGCAAACACAAACTTTAAGTATTACTACAAATGCCAACTCACCAACTTATGAATGGTTTAGAAATGGTACTCCAATACCTAGCTCAAACAATACATCCTTAACAGTTAGCCAGGCTGGCACCTATCATGCAGCAGTTACACAAACTGGAGGTACTTGCGCATCTACAACAATTAATTCTGAAAATACAGAGGTTGTTGCTCCAACAGCATTCAGAACTGAAATTTCATATGCCACTTCATATGAGTCATGTATCAGTACAAGTATAGCTTTAATTGCTGATAAAATATACGCTGTTTTAGGCGATGGAACTGAAGTAGACGTAACCTCAGATGTTGCTTCTTCTTTCACATACCAATGGCAAAAAGATGGTGCTAACGCAACTGGCGAAACCTCACAATCTATTAGTTTAACTAGCAGTGATGAAAATGGAGCATATACTGTTAATACAGAGCTTGGTGGAATGACTTCTACCTCTAATGAATTACCAGTACAATTAGGAAGTGCGGCAATTTCAATTAGTAGTACAAGTACGGTATATTGTAGCTCTTCCGATATAATTACGATATCTACTACAACAGATTTATCTTCTGAAACCTTTAGTTGGGAACTGAATGGAGAAGCCATTAACTCAACAGATGCATCTTTATCCGTCACCCAACAAGGTACATACCGTTTAATAATACAAAAAGGGACTTGTTCTCAAATATCTAATGAAATTAGTATAACCCCTCTTAATCCAGACCTAATTACCTTGGATATTGATGGCGATGTTATTTTCCCAGAAGGAAGTTCTAAAACCGTAAACGCTAGCGGAGGAACAGCTTACAGATGGTTAGATGCTAATAATATTGAAATTAGCGGTTCTTCTTCGGCCACATTTACTACTGAAGGTAACTACTTATTAATTGCCAATATTGATAACTGTGAAATTAGTAAACCCATTACAGTAACCTACTTAGACCTCTTTAATATACCTAACGTTATTACACCTAACGGTGATGGAGCCAATGACCAATGGATTATACCAAATTCATATTCTAACAAATCTGACGTTCGTGTTATTATATATAATGCCAACGGTGCGGAAGTACTTAACTCAACCAATTACCAAAATAACTGGCCAGAGTCATCAATGAGCTTCGCTAAACAAAACATGGTTTTCTACTATGTAATCAAAAACGATAGTGAAACATTGAAACAAGGTACTGTAACCGTTATAAGATAATCCCCAACCAACCATGAAATTTGTAAAATACATAGCGCTTATAATACTGGCCGCCTTTACGTTTGCAAACGTTCAGGCACAAGAAGATGACCCTGTATTGTTATACAGTCCGGCATCTCAGAATCTATTAAAGTTCAATAGATTTTTGATAAACCCAACGTTTTCAACAGTTCAGGAAGACAAGTCTTACGTTAATCTTTTGCACCGAAACCAATCGGTACAATTTAAGGATAATGATCAAACCTATTTCTTAAGTTATAGCGGTAGAATAGGCGATAAGAGCGGTTTAGGTCTTAGCTTATACACACAAAGTGTAGGTGCAGTATCAAATATTGGTGCGTTGGCTAATTATGCCTACGGCATAAAACTTAGTGACAAGAGTAATTTTACATTTGGTGCAAACTTAGCTTACTATAGTACGGGTCTAGACCAAAACAGTATTGATGTTATAGATATTAATGATTACAGTTTAAGTGGAACCGAAGACAGTAACGTTCTTTCATTTCAGCCTGGTTTCAACATCTCTTATGGTAATATAGATTTTGGTGTTTTTGCTGAAAACCTATTTGATTATAATCTAAAAACAAGCGAGTCTCTTACTGACTTCGCTGACAAAACCTATTCTAGCCACTTACAATATACTCATCGGTTTGATAAAAGTGATGGTATTATGGAGGGTAGTCGTTTAATGCCTATTGCTAGAGTACGCATGAACGGTCAAAACCGTTTATCATCTGCTGATGATTCCCAAGATTTATCGTACGGCGGTGGTGCCATATTAGATTTACCAAAACTTGGATGGTTACAAGCGGGTTATGATAGTTTTTATGGTGCTTCTGCAGGTGCAGGTTTCAATATCAATAAAAGACTTTCATTAGGTTATACCATGGAAAAAGGCTTTGGAACCGACTTCAATAATTTTGGTGTTACTCATGAAATATCATTTGCATACTCCTTTACTCCAAACCTTACCGAAGACCGTGTAATGTTAGAAGATGACTATGAAGACTCTTTGGTTGAAAACGAAGAAGTAGACAAAAATGACCTAGTAGATAATGAAGAGATAGAAGAGCTTAAACGTAAGCTGGCGGAGAACGATGCTATTATTCAAGAGCTCATGTTCCGTCAAGATTCCATAGAAAATGATCGTCAAAAAGATTTAGAGCGGCGCTTTAATATGGTAATGAGTATGGTTCGTAATGAAACCAGTGGTGAAAGACCTGATTTAGAAGACCGTGCCGAAAGGTTGTTTATGGGAACTAATGACCGTCCTGCTGTAGCTAACACTACCACAGAAAAAGACATTATTATACCAAACAGTACATCAAATAAAAACACATCAACTACAGATGCTGGAACAGCAACTTTAGTTCAAAACACACCTAAGAAATCTAGGCCTGCAATTGCAAAAGATAAGATTCAAAATACAAAAAACTCAGCCGTTGGGAAAACATCTTCAACCTCTAAAATTGCAGATAGAAGTAATGTAAAAAGCAGAAAATTCAAAAACTTAGACAATGTTCAAGACGGTTATTATGTAGTAGCTAATGTATATAAAGGTGGGCAGTACATGGACAAGTTTATGAACAAACTAAATAATGACGGTTTCTCTTCTAACTATGTTGACAATCCTGATAATGGATTAAAATATGTGTATTTACAACGCTATGACACTTGGGATGAAGCAGTAGCCGCTCACAATAGTAATATGAACGGCACCTATGACGGTCCGCTTTGGATTATGGATGTTGACAACCGGTATACAAACGAAGCCTATGCTTCTAATGTAGACAAATTAAAAGAAAAGTCGGCCAAATACGATACAGATGTACTACGTACCAACACGGTTGTAAAAGACCAAATGGTATCTAACGAGTTAGACCCTAAAACACATAAGATTGATGGTATTGGTTCTGGCTACTATATCATAGCTAACGTGTTTGCAAATCCCAAAAACGCAAACCGTTTTGTAAAACTTTTAAATTCTTACGGGCTTAGTGCCAGTTACTTCATAAACCCTGAAAATAACTGGAGGTATGTTTACCTGAAAAGACACCAATCTTGGAACAATGCCCTGTTATCCTACTATACCAACCTGAACGATGCGTACAACGACAAAATGTGGATTATGCGCGTCAGACCAAATCTACTGGCCTAATGATACCAAAATCCTTAAAAAAAATACTTGCGGGCGCTCTGTTTTTATTAGCATATGCGGGATTTTCACAAGAATATAAAGCATTTACGAGAACCTACCCATCCGGGGAAAATTTCAGGTATCAAACCAATATAAAGGGAGACTTGACCTTTATCTCTAATAGTATACTAAATAGAGATGAAAATATTCCCGGCCGACGCCCGGAAGACCCTTACGATAACCTCAACACCAATGGAAACTATTGGCCATCCAGTAATAGAAATACTGAAACTGGAGGGTATTACAATTATAATGACCGTAAAAATATGCGGTACATAGATGTTGATACGGACACGAATACCTTTAGTTCTAGTACCGCAACATTTACATTTCCAAGTGCCGACTGTAATCTTATTAGATATGCAGGCCTTTACTGGTCAGCAACCTATCCTCGAGATGATACTGCAGACCCAGTGGGCACGCCTAGAGATTATGAAATTGATGAGATAAAATTTAAAGT
This genomic interval from Zobellia roscoffensis contains the following:
- a CDS encoding T9SS type B sorting domain-containing protein: MRQKRINIPQTILTALLVLLTTQISAQIALQAPVPADNPNLSGTNTWPRACADTDFNEFFVSIEWAGAANSDNEFILELSDANGSFSSPLELSTVTDQNSNPEFTTSFSLPTNTRGANYMMRVKSTSPASTSPASPGYSMYFLGFDTNLHMSPNGDGTTPGSVQACGSTQITLTVDNIPSSELNTYQYAWYRSGTKLSETGPSIVTDGTGEYFAFIDYGDCTGSANTESNHIVVNSGTSTGIAINPPAATALCAGDTVAPLEANVQDGSYIYTWYKDGAEVQASQTGGFTYTIDTNNPAFVGDYTVRVQGSGICTETSTAITITNAGAFTVTRNNNANIVILPSQTQTLSITTNANSPTYEWFRNGTPIPSSNNTSLTVSQAGTYHAAVTQTGGTCASTTINSENTEVVAPTAFRTEISYATSYESCISTSIALIADKIYAVLGDGTEVDVTSDVASSFTYQWQKDGANATGETSQSISLTSSDENGAYTVNTELGGMTSTSNELPVQLGSAAISISSTSTVYCSSSDIITISTTTDLSSETFSWELNGEAINSTDASLSVTQQGTYRLIIQKGTCSQISNEISITPLNPDLITLDIDGDVIFPEGSSKTVNASGGTAYRWLDANNIEISGSSSATFTTEGNYLLIANIDNCEISKPITVTYLDLFNIPNVITPNGDGANDQWIIPNSYSNKSDVRVIIYNANGAEVLNSTNYQNNWPESSMSFAKQNMVFYYVIKNDSETLKQGTVTVIR
- a CDS encoding PorP/SprF family type IX secretion system membrane protein, which encodes MKFVKYIALIILAAFTFANVQAQEDDPVLLYSPASQNLLKFNRFLINPTFSTVQEDKSYVNLLHRNQSVQFKDNDQTYFLSYSGRIGDKSGLGLSLYTQSVGAVSNIGALANYAYGIKLSDKSNFTFGANLAYYSTGLDQNSIDVIDINDYSLSGTEDSNVLSFQPGFNISYGNIDFGVFAENLFDYNLKTSESLTDFADKTYSSHLQYTHRFDKSDGIMEGSRLMPIARVRMNGQNRLSSADDSQDLSYGGGAILDLPKLGWLQAGYDSFYGASAGAGFNINKRLSLGYTMEKGFGTDFNNFGVTHEISFAYSFTPNLTEDRVMLEDDYEDSLVENEEVDKNDLVDNEEIEELKRKLAENDAIIQELMFRQDSIENDRQKDLERRFNMVMSMVRNETSGERPDLEDRAERLFMGTNDRPAVANTTTEKDIIIPNSTSNKNTSTTDAGTATLVQNTPKKSRPAIAKDKIQNTKNSAVGKTSSTSKIADRSNVKSRKFKNLDNVQDGYYVVANVYKGGQYMDKFMNKLNNDGFSSNYVDNPDNGLKYVYLQRYDTWDEAVAAHNSNMNGTYDGPLWIMDVDNRYTNEAYASNVDKLKEKSAKYDTDVLRTNTVVKDQMVSNELDPKTHKIDGIGSGYYIIANVFANPKNANRFVKLLNSYGLSASYFINPENNWRYVYLKRHQSWNNALLSYYTNLNDAYNDKMWIMRVRPNLLA